A single Deltaproteobacteria bacterium DNA region contains:
- a CDS encoding TetR/AcrR family transcriptional regulator — protein sequence MATVRKPKSKATTPPASAPDRKSRAIARTRQDILEAAGRAFTRKGYHRATMEDVAHEAGFSVGSLYNYFAGKEELYRGLLEGLAEHFDASYHDPLLRSLPFEQRFETLMRKQLGIIEARRELFAWFLADRWHFDWEANTPTGRIAKACHQRMLEHVTALVSEGIAEGTFRPGDARAMAYFMSGAINAVVSRWLGGDAPGSLTDQVGILKDLLLHGLGQPQRRRR from the coding sequence ATGGCGACCGTCCGCAAGCCGAAGTCGAAGGCCACCACCCCACCAGCCTCGGCGCCCGACCGAAAATCCCGGGCGATCGCTCGCACTCGCCAGGACATCCTCGAAGCCGCGGGGAGGGCCTTCACGCGCAAGGGCTACCACCGCGCGACCATGGAGGACGTGGCGCACGAGGCGGGGTTCTCCGTGGGGTCCCTCTACAACTACTTCGCCGGCAAGGAGGAGCTCTACCGGGGGCTCCTCGAGGGGCTGGCCGAGCACTTCGACGCCTCGTATCACGACCCGCTGCTGCGGAGCCTCCCCTTCGAGCAGCGCTTCGAGACCCTGATGCGCAAGCAGCTCGGCATCATCGAGGCCCGCCGCGAGCTCTTCGCCTGGTTCCTGGCCGACCGGTGGCACTTCGACTGGGAAGCCAACACGCCCACGGGGCGCATCGCGAAGGCCTGTCACCAGCGCATGCTTGAGCACGTCACCGCGCTCGTCAGCGAAGGTATCGCCGAGGGCACCTTCCGCCCCGGCGACGCGCGCGCCATGGCCTACTTCATGAGCGGAGCCATCAACGCCGTCGTCTCTCGGTGGTTGGGTGGCGACGCGCCGGGCTCGCTCACCGACCAGGTGGGCATCCTCAAGGACCTGCTGCTCCACGGCCTGGGGCAGCCCCAGCGACGACGCCGATGA
- a CDS encoding TolC family protein, with protein MKPDRPRYRTPHPVTLLRLALWLGVALLVPRPARADTRALHLREAIALALRQNTQALQADARIEEAEARRKSARGRFGPQLSTDMSVYVWNQAEDAALSIPGVPAGAIPPMRIRDQVTGQINVSLAQPLTAIYQAYKGYRMAALGRQASGTGKEQVRQVLAFEASRAYIGLKQGQTGLSIARSAVTQLKAQLKQVEALQRAGVVDRNDVLKVQVGLARAEETVIRAEAGVSLAQSAVAVMLGLDPATIVDPVEPFADPPPPLGLDLAACVATAARNRPELKLANTGVQIARAGQQVATWNLLPQVVAIANYQHTEGQGLFFPKDSVFVGGSLKWTFWEWGASYYGIDEARAKVRQAEQELPILKARLYLELKQAYLDLQVAGKALTVAAASVVQAEEAYRIEQAKYNRQAITTTELLDAQLSVTRAQLARTNALYGWYLARAALKKAMGEPAL; from the coding sequence ATGAAACCTGACCGCCCGAGATACCGCACGCCGCACCCCGTGACCCTGCTCCGCCTGGCCCTCTGGCTAGGCGTGGCGCTTCTCGTACCGCGCCCGGCGCGCGCCGATACTCGCGCGCTCCACCTGCGCGAGGCCATCGCCCTCGCGCTGCGGCAGAACACGCAGGCCCTGCAGGCCGACGCCCGGATCGAGGAGGCCGAAGCCCGCCGCAAGAGCGCCCGCGGGCGCTTCGGTCCCCAGCTCTCGACGGACATGTCGGTCTACGTCTGGAACCAGGCCGAGGACGCGGCGCTCTCGATCCCCGGCGTTCCGGCGGGCGCGATCCCCCCCATGCGCATCCGCGACCAGGTGACCGGTCAGATCAACGTGTCGCTCGCGCAGCCGCTCACCGCCATCTACCAGGCCTACAAGGGCTACCGCATGGCCGCTCTCGGCCGCCAGGCCTCCGGCACCGGGAAGGAGCAGGTGCGGCAGGTTCTGGCCTTCGAGGCCTCGCGCGCCTACATCGGCCTGAAGCAGGGGCAGACCGGCCTCTCCATCGCGCGGAGCGCCGTGACCCAGCTCAAGGCGCAGCTCAAGCAGGTGGAGGCGCTCCAGCGGGCGGGGGTGGTGGATCGGAACGACGTCCTCAAGGTGCAGGTGGGGCTCGCCCGCGCGGAGGAGACCGTGATTCGCGCCGAGGCGGGCGTCTCGCTCGCACAGAGCGCGGTAGCGGTGATGCTGGGCCTCGATCCCGCCACGATCGTCGATCCCGTGGAGCCCTTCGCCGATCCCCCGCCCCCCTTGGGCCTCGACCTGGCCGCCTGCGTGGCGACCGCCGCGCGCAATCGCCCGGAGCTCAAGCTGGCGAACACCGGCGTCCAGATCGCGCGCGCCGGCCAGCAGGTGGCGACGTGGAACCTGCTCCCGCAGGTCGTGGCCATCGCCAACTACCAGCACACCGAGGGGCAGGGCCTCTTCTTCCCCAAGGACTCCGTCTTCGTGGGCGGATCGCTCAAGTGGACCTTCTGGGAGTGGGGGGCGAGCTACTACGGGATCGACGAGGCCCGGGCGAAGGTCCGGCAGGCCGAGCAGGAGTTGCCGATCCTCAAGGCCCGCCTCTACCTCGAGCTCAAGCAGGCCTACCTGGACCTCCAGGTGGCCGGCAAGGCCCTCACCGTCGCCGCGGCGAGCGTGGTCCAGGCCGAGGAGGCCTACCGCATCGAGCAGGCGAAGTACAACCGCCAGGCCATCACCACCACCGAGCTCCTCGACGCGCAACTCTCGGTGACCCGCGCGCAGCTCGCGCGCACCAACGCCCTCTACGGCTGGTATCTCGCCCGCGCCGCGCTGAAGAAGGCCATGGGCGAGCCGGCCCTCTAA